From the genome of Miscanthus floridulus cultivar M001 chromosome 10, ASM1932011v1, whole genome shotgun sequence, one region includes:
- the LOC136486437 gene encoding myb-related protein Zm38-like yields MGRSPCCEQAHTNKGAWTKEEDQRLIAYIKAHGEGCWRSLPKAAGLLRCGKSCRLRWINYLRPDLKRGNFTEEEDELIIKFHELFGNKWSLIAGRLPGRTDNEIKNYWNTHIKRKLLARGMDPQTHRPLSAVASAPAGQQHYQLEAQKRAAGGGGGVGPGHPHHHQAPQQDVISNSPEAACSRSSDDEPPSATPPPTPRRHLDIDLNLSISLAAYQPPEETSVMKPVPQQEEVAAAAGGTNVTAVCLCLNSLGYQPGLECVCGSVGGSSQQWARSFLQAAAAAAPCYRGE; encoded by the exons ATGGGGAGGTCCCCGTGCTGCGAGCAGGCGCACACCAACAAGGGCGCGTGGACCAAGGAGGAGGACCAGCGCCTCATCGCCTACATCAAGGCCCACGGCGAGGGCTGCTGGAGATCGCTCCCAAAAGCCGCAG GGCTGCTGCGCTGCGGGAAGAGCTGCCGGCTGCGGTGGATCAACTACCTGCGCCCGGACCTCAAGCGCGGCAACTTcacggaggaggaggacgagctcATCATCAAGTTCCACGAGCTCTTCGGCAACAA GTGGTCGCTCATCGCCGGGAGGCTGCCGGGCAGGACGGACAACGAGATCAAGAACTACTGGAACACGCACATCAAGCGGAAGCTCCTGGCCCGCGGCATGGACCCTCAGACCCACCGCCCGCTCTCCGCCGTCGCCAGCGCGCCCGCGGGGCAACAGCATTACCAGCTGGAGGCACAGAAgcgggcggccggcggcggcggcggcgttggcccGGGCCATCCGCACCACCACCAGGCTCCGCAGCAGGACGTCATCTCCAACTCGCCGGAGGCCGCCTGCAGCCGTAGCAGCGACGACGAGCCGCCgtccgccacgccgccgccgacgccaagGCGCCACCTCGACATCGACCTCAACCTGTCCATCAGCCTCGCGGCGTACCAGCCGCCGGAGGAAACCAGCGTCATGAAGCCTGTGCCTCAACAGGAggaagtggcggcggcggcgggcggcacCAATGTGACGGCGGTGTGCCTGTGCCTCAACAGCCTCGGGTACCAGCCGGGCCTCGAGTGCGTCTGCGGCAGCGTCGGCGGCTCCTCCCAGCAATGGGCTCGGAGTTTTttacaggcggcggcggcggcggcgccctgcTACAGAGGCGAATAG